One region of Bombus affinis isolate iyBomAffi1 chromosome 3, iyBomAffi1.2, whole genome shotgun sequence genomic DNA includes:
- the LOC126913994 gene encoding protein toll, whose product MRLNRMIEFFLRYWIILWMFIVATCYAFKGQCPQQYACTCLSSPNGDYEIHCPTDENSAFIVNVQQHLFIKTQCRNSPQWTDFHVNDLTSTDDIESIYFRMCTLPTNLSLGEIARRFGVRSVKTLVFESFEQLGPAINRTHLQKLPDLQHLTLSSNGLTNLSSDLFADIPQLVWLDLRENRVQLSPGIFNYTPNLEVLELGMNMMGNIEPSILNPLRKLRFLNLWQNKFTEIKPGTFDKLETLNSLDLNGNELTTLPKDIFAKLENLEALNLFSNNFSSLPEGLLEHNVRLREVNLYANKRNMTTLPNGLFANLKELVTVELRSNGLKEVPADLFRGSFSLKNISLQRNFIESLPKDLFNGLEHLSKLLLNYNELTTLPDEIFLHLKHLVTLDLSKNHLTSISRSIFKSLKSLEYLNMSENKLKVIEDTSFYSLTKLRIAQFSHNYLKFNASINTYPDDFGNKSVFHTCTALQELHLARNNISEIFSDWTIGSLKLRILDLQFNQITQISAENLQFLSNDIKVNLTHNRIKYIYLSTAERLAKFQTNPRNVIIYVENNPIVCNCDLYDFLRYMDGRMHPYVQNFFHIIPGHLKCQSPDWLANIEIVNLRSKKLKCQVADPCPSECNCWLKRDSKAFLIDCSHKNLTRVPHLTNITTLAPQIFQKLELNLTGNKLTRMSPIAEIGSNNMQISKLLLSNNNIDDISVDELPLNIEVLELHNNNISRLNSGVLQFMNNTSLMTVTLDGNPWICDCDTRDFLNFIQTKVIEIPNSLKITCKDMNVPMLKMTATDLCSTNIIIIIVISVVTAITGLIIGMLAALYYRYQREIKVWLYAHQLCLWLVTEDELDKDKLYDAFISYSHKDEDFIVNELVPKLESGPRPFKLCLHFRDWLAGEWIPTQIARSVQDSRRTVVVLSPNFLESVWGRMEFRAAHSQALSEGRARVILILYGEIGPTDDLDPELKAYLSMNTYVKWGDPWFWDKLRYALPHALPRRLSHEVPNPSQLAKYRVCKRFFANPCIQINGEKKDLIYPNNAPETPPAASTPPADSLKEFICDEKNNKEHFENLSPTSNAKLILLPEDLIKHNLLNKVQCTTV is encoded by the exons ATGAGACTCAACAGGATGATCGAATTCTTCCTACGATATTGGATCATCCTCTGGATGTTCATCGTTGCAACGTGTTATGCATTTAAAGGACAATGTCCACAGCAATACGCCTGCACTTGTCTTTCATCGCCAAACGGGGACTATGAGATACACTGCCCAACAGACGAGAATTCAGCCTTCATCGTAAACGTTCAGCAACATCTTTTTATTAAG ACTCAGTGCCGTAATTCACCGCAATGGACCGACTTCCACGTAAACGATTTAACATCCACGGACGACATAGAATCTATATACTTCAGGATGTGCACGCTACCGACGAACCTGAGTCTAGGAGAAATCGCGAGGAGATTCGGCGTACGAAGCGTAAAGACTCTGGTGTTCGAGTCGTTTGAACAACTAGGCCCGGCGATCAACAGAACACACCTACAAAAATTACCAGATCTACAACACTTAACTTTATCCAGCAACGGTTTAACCAACCTTAGCAGCGATCTTTTCGCTGATATACCTCAACTAGTCTGGCTCGATTTACGCGAGAACCGTGTACAATTGTCACCTGGAATCTTCAACTATACACCCAATTTAGAGGTGCTCGAATTGGGTATGAATATGATGGGCAACATCGAACCAAGTATATTAAATCCATTAAGAAAACTGCGATTTTTGAATTTATGGCAGAACAAGTTTACGGAGATCAAGCCAGGTACATTCGACAAGCTCGAGACTCTGAATTCCTTGGACCTGAACGGGAACGAATTGACTACCCTGCCAAAAGATATTTTCGCGAAATTGGAGAATCTGGAGGCGTTAAATTTGTTTTCCAACAATTTTTCATCGCTGCCAGAAGGTCTACTAGAGCATAACGTCAGATTGAGAGAGGTGAATTTGTATGCTAATAAAAGAAACATGACTACATTGCCGAATGGATTGTTCGCGAATTTGAAGGAGCTCGTTACAGTGGAATTAAGAAGCAATGGTTTGAAGGAAGTGCCAGCTGATCTGTTTCGTGGTTCCTTTTCATTGAAAAACATTAGCTTACAGAGAAACTTTATTGAATCACTCCCTAAAGACCTCTTTAACGGATTGGAACATCTGTCGAAATTGTTACTTAATTACAACGAACTGACGACATTGCCTGATGAAATTTTCTTGCATTTGAAACATTTGGTTACATTGGATTTGTCTAAGAATCATCTTACTTCGATATCTAG ATCTATCTTTAAAAGTTTAAAATCACTGGAATACCTGAATATgtcagaaaataaattaaaagtgATAGAAGACACGAGTTTCTATTCCTTGACCAAACTACGGATAGCGCAATTCTCTCATAATTACCTTAAATTTAATGCCTCAATTAATACCTATCCAGATGATTTTGGGAATAAATCAGTTTTTCATACTTGTACTGCTTTACAAGAGTTACATTTGGCCAGGAATAATATTTCGGAAATATTTAGTGACTGGACCATAGGCAGTTTAAAGCTGCGAATTTTGGATCTCCAATTCAACCAGATAACGCAAATATCG GCCGAAAATCTACAATTTCTATCGAATGATATTAAAGTGAATCTTACACACAATCGAATAAAGTATATCTACTTATCTACAGCTGAAAGATTGGCGAAATTTCAAACGAATCctcgtaacgtaataatatacgttGAAAATAATCCTATTGTCTGCAACTGCGATTTATACGACTTTCTTCGTTACATGGACGGAAGAATGCACCCCTACGTACAAAACTTTTTCCATATAATACCAGGACACTTGAAATGTCAGAGTCCAGACTGGCTTGCAAATATAGAAATAGTAAATTTGAGATCAAAGAAATTAAAGTGTCAAGTAGCGGATCCTTGCCCTAGCGAGTGCAACTGTTGGTTAAAACGCGACAGTAAAGCATTTCTAATTGATTGCTCGCACAAAAACTTGACACGTGTGCCACATTTGACAAACATCACGACTTTGGCACCTCAAATATTTCAGAAACTCGAGTTAAATCTCACAGGCAATAAACTGACCAGAATGTCACCAATAGCTGaaatcggttcgaataatatgCAGATATCCAAATTGCTATTGTCTAACAATAATATCGATGACATATCTGTAGATGAATTGCCATTGAACATTGAG GTTTTGGAGCTACACAACAATAATATCAGCAGATTGAACTCGGGTGTTTTGCAATTTATGAACAATACCTCCTTAATGACAGTGACATTAGACGGAAATCCATGGATATGCGACTGCGATACAAGAgattttctcaatttcattcaaACGAAAGTTATAGAAATCCCCAATTCCTTGAAGATTACCTGCAAAGACATGAACGTACCGATGTTGAAGATGACAGCGACAGATCTTTGTTCCACGAacattataataataatcgtgaTCAGCGTGGTCACAGCTATCACTGGTCTAATAATCGGCATGCTAGCAGCACTATATTACCGATATCAACGAGAAATCAAAGTTTGGCTATACGCACATCAACTCTGCTTGTGGTTAGTAACCGAGGACGAACTGGACAAAGATAAGCTGTACGATGCATTCATAAGTTATTCGCATAAAGACGAAGACTTCATCGTGAACGAGTTAGTGCCAAAACTAGAGAGTGGTCCAAGACCGTTCAAACTGTGTCTGCATTTTCGTGATTGGTTAGCTGGAGAGTGGATACCGACACAAATTGCGCGATCCGTTCAGGATTCTAGGCGGACAGTAGTAGTTTTATCACCTAACTTTTTGGAGAGTGTTTGGGGACGAATGGAGTTTAGAGCAGCTCATAGTCAAGCTCTCAGCGAAGGTAGAGCGCgagttattttaattttgtatGGCGAAATTGGTCCTACAGACGATTTGGATCCAGAACTTAAGGCGTATTTGAGTATGAACACGTATGTAAAATGGGGTGACCCTTGGTTCTGGGATAAATTGCGATATGCGCTACCACATGCGCTACCACGTAGGCTATCACATGAGGTACCAAATCCTTCGCAATTAGCAAAGTATCGTGTATGTAAAAGATTCTTTGCAAATCCGTGCATACAAATTAACGGCGAGAAGAAAGACCTTATTTATCCGAATAATGCTCCTGAAACACCCCCTGCAGCGAGCACTCCACCGGCAGATTCTCTTAAAGAATTTATATGCGATGAGAAAAACAATAAAGAACATTTTGAAAATCTGTCTCCAACAAGTAACGCCAAGCTCATTCTTTTGCCTGAGGACTTAATAAAGCATAATCTCCTTAATAAGGTACAATGTACCACAGTGTAA